Proteins from a genomic interval of Pseudomonas versuta:
- a CDS encoding FecR family protein, whose protein sequence is MDQALDWLITLECANAEQKCAFNDWLNADPAHALAFAKANAIWNGQPLLDAAKTLQTRRTPGLLRRASRYWKHVATAAVLIITVGGYSNVPLRLQADHLTVVGERQRLQLEDGSKVLLNTNSAFSSHVVNAQGNARLYQGEAFFEVPANLEFPLLLEAGPVRASVRDSAFAVSYLNGEAHVRVQRGDVELRVKSVGTQMRLSAGNSVSIGPNGFGQPVTLNPQTDLAWVQGRLVFENCPMGKVLDEVRRYYPGWIVNNNDKLANVAVTGNYRLDQPLDIVRSLAHITSSSLAEFPALVILN, encoded by the coding sequence ATGGATCAGGCACTGGACTGGCTGATCACGCTTGAGTGCGCGAACGCCGAACAAAAGTGCGCCTTCAATGACTGGCTCAATGCCGACCCTGCCCATGCACTGGCTTTTGCCAAAGCCAATGCCATCTGGAACGGGCAACCGCTGCTGGACGCCGCCAAAACCTTGCAAACCCGCCGCACTCCCGGTTTGTTGCGGCGTGCAAGCCGGTACTGGAAGCACGTGGCAACCGCCGCAGTGCTGATCATTACCGTGGGCGGTTACAGCAACGTGCCGTTACGCCTGCAGGCCGATCACCTGACAGTGGTGGGCGAACGCCAGCGCCTGCAACTCGAAGACGGCTCAAAAGTGCTGCTCAACACCAACTCTGCGTTTTCCAGCCATGTGGTCAATGCCCAGGGCAACGCCCGCCTGTATCAAGGCGAGGCGTTTTTCGAGGTCCCGGCCAATCTGGAATTTCCGCTGCTGCTTGAAGCCGGCCCGGTGCGCGCCAGCGTCCGCGATTCTGCTTTCGCCGTGAGTTACCTCAATGGCGAAGCGCATGTCAGGGTGCAGCGTGGCGATGTTGAATTGCGGGTAAAAAGTGTCGGTACACAAATGCGTTTGTCTGCCGGCAATAGTGTGAGCATTGGCCCCAACGGCTTTGGGCAACCGGTCACGCTCAACCCCCAGACCGACCTCGCCTGGGTCCAGGGGCGCCTGGTGTTTGAAAACTGCCCCATGGGCAAAGTTCTGGATGAAGTGCGACGCTATTACCCCGGCTGGATCGTCAACAACAACGACAAGCTGGCCAACGTGGCAGTGACCGGTAATTACCGTCTCGACCAGCCGCTGGACATCGTTCGCTCACTCGCCCACATCACCTCGAGCAGCCTTGCGGAATTTCCGGCACTGGTGATCCTCAATTAA
- a CDS encoding methylglyoxal synthase, with translation MIGISFTTAPLAARKRIALVAHDHCKGFLLDWAERHKTALSQHDLCATGTTGLLLSQRLGLPIESMISGPLGGDQQVGARIAEQRVDMLVFFWDPFEPQPHDPDIKALLRVAAVWNIPVACNECSADYLISSPLMSQPHEHRIPDYSAYLKGRI, from the coding sequence ATGATCGGTATCAGCTTCACCACGGCTCCCCTGGCGGCGCGCAAGCGTATCGCCCTGGTGGCCCACGATCACTGCAAAGGGTTCTTGCTGGACTGGGCCGAGCGGCACAAAACAGCGCTCAGCCAGCATGACCTGTGTGCCACCGGCACTACAGGTCTGTTGCTAAGCCAACGCCTGGGGTTACCGATCGAAAGCATGATCAGCGGCCCGTTGGGCGGCGACCAGCAGGTTGGCGCACGGATCGCCGAACAACGGGTCGACATGCTGGTGTTTTTCTGGGACCCCTTCGAGCCGCAGCCTCACGACCCGGATATCAAGGCACTGCTGCGGGTCGCTGCGGTGTGGAATATCCCAGTGGCATGCAATGAATGCAGCGCCGATTACTTGATCAGCAGCCCATTGATGAGCCAGCCCCACGAGCATCGCATCCCGGATTACAGCGCCTATCTCAAGGGCCGCATTTAA
- a CDS encoding glucokinase: protein MKLALVGDIGGTNARFALWENDQLHSVRVLATVDFVCPEDAIRLYLHDLQLAPGAVGSVCLSVAGPVSGDEFRFTNNHWRLSRSAFCQALQVDNLLLVNDFSAMALGMTRLQPEDVREVCPGTADPARPAVVIGPGTGLGVGTLLNLGDEQWMALPGEGGHVDLPMSNPREVQLWQHIYNEIGHVSAETILSGSGLPRVYRAICAVDGHTPVLDSDRAITAAALDGDPVARQVLEQFSCWLGRVAGNNVLTVGGRGGVYIVGGVIPRFADIFLASGFAKSFADKGCMSDYLKGIPVWLVTAPYSGLIGAGVALQQAFG from the coding sequence ATGAAACTGGCGCTGGTCGGTGATATCGGTGGCACCAACGCACGATTTGCGTTGTGGGAGAACGACCAGCTGCATTCGGTCCGCGTATTGGCCACGGTGGACTTCGTCTGCCCGGAAGACGCCATCAGGCTGTACCTGCACGATCTGCAACTGGCCCCGGGCGCAGTAGGCTCGGTCTGTTTGTCCGTGGCAGGACCGGTGAGTGGCGATGAATTTCGCTTCACCAACAACCACTGGCGCTTGAGCCGTTCGGCGTTCTGCCAGGCGTTACAGGTCGACAATCTGCTGCTGGTCAATGATTTCAGTGCCATGGCACTGGGCATGACCCGCTTGCAGCCGGAGGATGTGCGTGAGGTGTGCCCCGGCACTGCTGACCCGGCGCGACCTGCGGTGGTGATCGGCCCGGGCACCGGGCTTGGGGTCGGCACCCTGCTGAATCTGGGTGACGAGCAGTGGATGGCGTTGCCGGGGGAGGGCGGTCACGTTGATCTGCCCATGAGCAACCCGCGCGAAGTGCAGCTGTGGCAGCACATCTACAACGAAATCGGGCATGTCAGCGCTGAGACCATTTTGAGCGGTAGCGGGCTGCCCCGTGTCTATCGCGCGATCTGTGCCGTAGATGGTCATACCCCGGTGCTGGACAGCGACCGTGCCATCACGGCGGCGGCCCTGGACGGTGACCCGGTTGCGCGCCAAGTGCTGGAGCAGTTTAGTTGCTGGCTGGGGCGAGTGGCGGGTAACAACGTGCTGACTGTCGGCGGACGCGGCGGGGTATACATCGTCGGGGGGGTGATCCCGCGCTTTGCCGATATCTTTCTGGCCAGCGGTTTTGCCAAAAGTTTCGCGGACAAGGGCTGCATGAGCGACTACCTCAAAGGTATCCCGGTATGGCTGGTGACGGCTCCCTACTCGGGACTGATCGGCGCGGGGGTAGCCCTGCAGCAGGCGTTCGGTTGA
- a CDS encoding ATP-binding protein, translating to MAFKFLGKVRVPRSLLGRMLLLTLLAILLAQTLSSAIWLSQLRTTQLEGLVTSARSLAYSMNATVTYLRSLPLAYRPMVLDQMRSMGGTRFFVSLNDKPLQMPVLQPTQRKKAVLSAVDQVLRQSLGADVDMTVQFVSPQDLRIFNAGMKLEELPRSWAHFALTLEPVNPPVLVTQIQMAPGEWLYIASLLPEPYTSLEEEGLPAVQLWFIGLSSIFLLLFIGLLVHWQSRPLKRLARAARDMSLGEDRLKPVEIGGGSEVVEVGRAFNTMRARISRYLTERSQLFSAISHDLRTPITRLRLRVELLDDEQLQHKFGRDLDELELLVKGALQCVKDTDIHENIEQVDLNLLLDCLIEPYLLPQGNGRVTLHGRALKPYSGKSLALRRCMGNLIDNALKYGKNAHLRIDDNAHKFVLTVDDEGPGVPEQRMEQIFEPHFRLAGQQQGYGLGLGIARSIAHSHGGEVSLQNLRVGGLRVTLTLPRNAD from the coding sequence ATGGCCTTTAAATTCCTGGGCAAGGTACGGGTCCCCCGTTCACTGCTCGGGCGCATGTTGTTACTGACCCTGCTTGCCATCTTGCTGGCGCAGACGCTTTCGAGTGCGATCTGGCTCTCGCAGTTGCGCACCACCCAGCTTGAAGGTCTGGTCACCAGTGCGCGCAGCCTGGCGTATTCGATGAACGCCACGGTGACGTACTTGCGCTCACTGCCCCTGGCCTACCGTCCCATGGTGCTCGATCAGATGCGCAGCATGGGCGGTACGCGGTTCTTCGTAAGCCTGAATGACAAGCCACTGCAGATGCCGGTTCTGCAGCCGACCCAGCGTAAAAAGGCGGTGCTCAGCGCGGTCGATCAAGTGTTGCGCCAGTCGCTGGGGGCTGATGTCGACATGACCGTGCAGTTTGTCAGCCCCCAGGACTTACGCATCTTCAATGCCGGCATGAAACTCGAAGAGTTGCCGCGTTCCTGGGCGCATTTCGCCCTGACCCTGGAACCGGTCAACCCGCCGGTGCTGGTGACGCAAATTCAGATGGCGCCCGGCGAGTGGCTGTACATCGCCTCCTTGTTGCCCGAGCCCTATACCAGTCTTGAGGAGGAAGGCCTGCCGGCCGTGCAGCTGTGGTTCATTGGCCTGAGCAGTATTTTCCTGCTGTTGTTTATCGGGCTGCTGGTGCACTGGCAAAGCCGCCCGCTCAAGCGTCTGGCACGGGCGGCGCGGGATATGTCGCTGGGCGAGGACAGGCTCAAGCCGGTGGAGATCGGTGGCGGCAGCGAAGTGGTGGAAGTCGGTCGGGCCTTTAACACCATGCGTGCGCGTATCAGCCGTTATTTGACTGAGCGCAGCCAATTGTTCAGTGCGATCTCCCATGATTTACGTACGCCCATCACCCGCCTGCGTCTGCGGGTCGAGCTGCTTGATGATGAGCAATTGCAACACAAGTTTGGCCGCGATCTGGATGAACTCGAGCTGCTGGTAAAAGGTGCGCTGCAGTGCGTGAAGGACACCGATATTCACGAAAATATCGAGCAGGTGGACCTCAACCTGTTGCTGGATTGTTTGATCGAACCTTACTTGCTGCCACAGGGCAATGGCCGCGTGACGTTGCACGGGCGGGCGCTCAAGCCCTACTCGGGCAAGTCGCTGGCGCTGCGCCGCTGCATGGGCAACCTGATCGACAACGCTCTGAAATACGGTAAAAACGCTCACCTGCGCATTGATGACAATGCCCATAAATTTGTCCTGACCGTTGACGATGAGGGCCCGGGCGTACCCGAGCAGCGTATGGAGCAAATCTTCGAACCGCACTTTCGCCTGGCCGGACAGCAGCAGGGCTATGGCCTGGGGCTCGGTATCGCGCGCAGCATCGCCCACAGCCATGGGGGCGAAGTCAGTCTGCAGAACCTGCGTGTGGGTGGTCTGCGGGTGACGTTGACCTTGCCGCGAAATGCCGATTGA
- a CDS encoding ABC transporter substrate-binding protein, protein MNLLSRLAVSISLACAFPLTAYAADAPADSKGTVEVVHWWTSGGEKAAVDVLKAQVEKDGFTWKDGAVAGGGGATAMTVLKSRAVAGNPPGMAQIKGPDIQEWASTGLLDTDVLKNVAKDEKWDSLLDKKVSDTVKYEGNYVAVPVNIHRVNWLWINPAVFKKAGIEKAPTTLEEFYAAGDKLKAAGFIPLAHGGQPWQDSTVFEAVVLSVMGVDGYKKALVELDDATLTGPQMVKALTELKKVATYMDADGKGQDWNLEAGKVINGKAGMQIMGDWAKSEWTAAKKVAGKDYECVPFPGTDKAFTYNIDSLAVFKQKDKGTAAGQQDIAKVALGEDFQKVFSINKGSIPVRIDMLNDMNKYGFDSCAQTAAKDFLADAKSGGLQPSMAHNMATTLAVQGAFFDVVTNYINDPKADPVETAKKLGAAVKSAK, encoded by the coding sequence ATGAATTTACTCAGTCGCCTCGCCGTTTCCATCTCTCTCGCCTGTGCATTTCCCCTGACCGCCTATGCCGCCGATGCACCTGCCGATTCCAAAGGCACGGTCGAAGTGGTGCACTGGTGGACATCGGGCGGTGAAAAAGCGGCCGTGGATGTCCTCAAGGCCCAAGTAGAAAAAGACGGCTTCACCTGGAAAGACGGCGCTGTTGCCGGCGGTGGCGGGGCCACGGCCATGACCGTACTGAAAAGTCGTGCCGTTGCCGGCAACCCGCCAGGCATGGCCCAGATCAAAGGTCCGGACATCCAGGAGTGGGCATCTACCGGCCTGCTCGACACTGACGTCCTGAAGAATGTGGCCAAGGACGAGAAGTGGGACAGCCTGCTCGACAAGAAAGTCTCCGATACCGTGAAGTACGAAGGTAATTACGTGGCCGTGCCGGTGAACATCCACCGCGTCAACTGGCTGTGGATCAACCCGGCAGTCTTCAAGAAAGCCGGTATCGAAAAAGCCCCGACCACCCTCGAAGAATTCTACGCCGCCGGCGACAAGCTCAAGGCTGCCGGTTTCATTCCGCTGGCCCACGGTGGCCAGCCTTGGCAGGACAGCACGGTGTTCGAAGCCGTGGTGCTCTCGGTCATGGGTGTCGATGGCTACAAAAAAGCGTTGGTAGAGCTGGATGACGCCACACTCACCGGTCCGCAAATGGTCAAGGCGCTGACCGAACTGAAGAAAGTCGCGACCTACATGGACGCAGACGGCAAAGGTCAGGACTGGAACCTGGAAGCGGGCAAGGTCATCAACGGCAAGGCCGGCATGCAGATCATGGGCGACTGGGCCAAGAGCGAATGGACAGCGGCCAAGAAAGTCGCGGGCAAGGATTATGAGTGCGTTCCTTTCCCGGGCACCGATAAAGCCTTCACCTACAACATCGACTCCCTGGCGGTGTTCAAGCAGAAGGACAAGGGCACGGCGGCGGGTCAACAGGACATCGCCAAGGTCGCTCTGGGTGAGGACTTCCAGAAGGTCTTCAGCATCAACAAAGGCTCGATCCCGGTGCGGATCGACATGCTGAACGACATGAACAAGTACGGCTTCGACTCCTGCGCCCAGACCGCAGCCAAGGACTTCCTGGCGGATGCCAAGAGCGGTGGCCTGCAGCCGAGCATGGCGCACAACATGGCAACCACGCTGGCAGTGCAGGGCGCATTCTTTGATGTCGTGACCAACTACATCAACGACCCGAAAGCCGACCCGGTTGAAACGGCCAAAAAACTCGGCGCCGCAGTCAAGTCTGCCAAGTAA
- a CDS encoding RNA polymerase sigma factor: MSQSHFNQVFLTQRVTLLRTLERMVNNHSTAEDLLQETYLRVTRALNERAIEHLEPFVFQTARNLALDHLRARRIQSRTVVEDVPMEVIEGVASPLSTPEEAHQAAQLLERLSVSLSQLSARQQRIFILSRLHGCSYQEIANELDVSLSTVQKELKLIMAICIGVADRLSRP; encoded by the coding sequence GTGAGTCAGTCCCACTTCAATCAAGTCTTCCTTACCCAACGGGTAACCCTGCTGCGTACTCTGGAACGGATGGTCAACAACCACAGTACCGCCGAGGACCTGCTGCAAGAGACCTACTTGCGTGTGACCCGGGCCTTGAACGAGCGCGCGATCGAACACCTTGAGCCATTTGTGTTCCAGACGGCGCGCAATCTGGCCCTTGACCATCTAAGGGCACGACGCATTCAGTCCCGTACGGTGGTTGAAGACGTACCGATGGAAGTCATCGAAGGCGTCGCCTCCCCCCTCAGCACCCCCGAAGAAGCCCATCAAGCCGCGCAATTACTGGAGCGTTTGAGTGTGAGCCTGAGCCAGTTGAGCGCACGTCAGCAGCGGATTTTCATCCTCAGCCGTCTGCATGGCTGCAGTTATCAAGAGATCGCCAATGAACTTGACGTGTCATTGAGCACCGTCCAAAAGGAACTCAAATTGATCATGGCAATCTGCATCGGGGTAGCCGACAGGCTGAGTCGGCCTTAA
- the gap gene encoding type I glyceraldehyde-3-phosphate dehydrogenase, translating into MTLRIAINGFGRIGRNVLRALYTQGYRQDLQIVAINDLGDSSINAHLLKFDTVHGTFDATVEHDQDSLTVNGDRIAVSAIRNPAELPWAALKIDVVFECTGLFTDRSKAEAHISAGARKVIISAPGKNADATVVYGVNHDILRQSHQIISNASCTTNCLAPVAQILHREFGIENGLMTTIHAYTNDQNLTDVYHSDPYRARSATHNMIPSKTGAAEAVGLVLPELAGKLTGMAVRVPVINVSLVDLTIELKREVSAAEVNALFKEASQHSKVLGYNTLPLVSSDFNHNPLSSIFDANHTKVSGKLLKVLAWYDNEWGFSNRMLDNCLALYNAE; encoded by the coding sequence ATGACTCTACGAATCGCAATCAATGGTTTTGGCCGAATCGGCCGTAACGTCCTACGTGCACTGTATACCCAAGGCTACCGTCAGGACTTGCAGATCGTCGCCATCAACGATCTGGGCGACAGCTCGATCAATGCTCACCTGCTCAAGTTCGACACGGTTCATGGCACTTTCGACGCAACTGTCGAGCATGATCAGGACAGTCTGACCGTGAATGGCGACCGCATTGCCGTCAGTGCCATCCGCAATCCGGCTGAACTGCCATGGGCTGCATTGAAGATCGACGTGGTGTTTGAATGCACCGGCCTGTTCACCGATCGCAGCAAAGCCGAGGCCCATATCAGCGCCGGCGCACGCAAGGTGATTATCTCCGCTCCCGGCAAAAATGCCGATGCGACTGTGGTCTACGGGGTTAACCACGACATCCTGCGCCAATCGCACCAGATCATTTCCAACGCTTCATGCACCACCAACTGCCTGGCGCCTGTGGCGCAAATTCTGCACCGCGAATTTGGTATTGAAAACGGCCTGATGACCACCATCCACGCCTATACCAACGACCAGAACCTGACCGACGTTTACCACAGCGACCCCTACCGCGCCCGTTCGGCTACCCATAACATGATCCCGAGCAAAACCGGCGCTGCCGAAGCCGTGGGCCTGGTACTGCCTGAACTGGCCGGCAAACTGACCGGCATGGCTGTTCGGGTTCCGGTGATCAACGTGTCACTGGTCGACCTGACCATTGAGCTCAAGCGTGAAGTCAGCGCAGCTGAAGTCAACGCGCTGTTCAAAGAAGCCAGCCAACATTCCAAAGTGCTGGGTTACAACACCCTGCCGCTGGTTTCGAGCGACTTCAACCACAACCCGCTGTCGTCGATCTTCGACGCCAATCACACCAAAGTCAGCGGCAAACTGCTGAAAGTCCTGGCCTGGTACGACAATGAGTGGGGCTTCTCCAACCGCATGCTCGATAACTGCCTGGCGCTGTACAACGCGGAGTAA
- a CDS encoding response regulator: MSALGKSILLVDDDQEIRELLDIYLTRAGFQVRTVGDGAGFRLAMDDASSDLLILDVMLPDEDGFSLCRWVRQHPRFAQIPIIMLTASSDEADRVIGLELGADDYLGKPFSPRELQARIKALLRRAQFASVSAAAGNEVMAFDEWRLNIVTHRLFHTDGEEVILSGADFALLKMFLDHPQQILDRDTIGNATRGRELMPLDRIVDMAVSRLRQRLRDTEKPPRLIRTIRGSGYQLAAQVFPVHGL, from the coding sequence GTGAGCGCACTCGGCAAATCCATTTTGCTGGTCGACGATGACCAGGAAATTCGCGAACTGCTTGATATCTATCTCACCCGTGCGGGCTTCCAGGTCCGCACCGTGGGCGACGGTGCCGGTTTTCGGCTGGCCATGGACGACGCTTCAAGCGATCTGTTGATTCTTGATGTCATGTTGCCCGACGAAGACGGTTTCAGTTTATGCCGCTGGGTGCGTCAGCATCCGCGTTTTGCCCAGATCCCCATCATCATGCTCACCGCCAGTTCCGACGAAGCCGATCGGGTGATAGGCCTGGAACTGGGCGCCGATGATTACCTGGGTAAACCTTTCAGCCCCCGCGAGCTCCAGGCGCGAATCAAGGCGTTGTTGCGCCGTGCGCAATTTGCCAGCGTAAGTGCGGCTGCGGGCAACGAGGTCATGGCCTTTGACGAGTGGCGGCTCAACATCGTGACCCACCGCTTGTTCCATACCGATGGTGAGGAGGTCATTCTGTCCGGCGCAGATTTCGCTCTGCTGAAGATGTTTCTGGATCATCCGCAACAGATCCTTGATCGCGACACCATTGGCAATGCGACCCGGGGCCGGGAGCTGATGCCTCTGGACCGGATCGTTGACATGGCCGTCAGCCGCTTGCGTCAGCGCCTGCGCGACACCGAGAAACCGCCACGGTTGATCCGCACCATCCGTGGCAGTGGCTATCAATTGGCGGCCCAGGTTTTCCCTGTCCATGGCCTTTAA
- the edd gene encoding phosphogluconate dehydratase: MHPRVLEVTERLIARSRATREAYLTLIRGAASDGPQRGKLQCANFAHGVAGCGTEDKNSLKMMNAANVAIVSSYNDMLSAHQPYEHFPEQIKKALREMGSVGQFAGGTPAMCDGVTQGEAGMELSLLSREVIALSTAVALSHNMFDAAMMLGICDKIVPGLLIGALRFGHLPTIFVPGGPMPSGISNKEKADVRQRYAEGKASREELLESEMKSYHSPGTCTFYGTANTNQLLMEVMGLHLPGASFVNPYTPLRDALTREAAHQITRLTKQNGNFTPLGEIVDERSLVNSIVALHATGGSTNHTLHMPAIAMAAGIQLTWQDMADLSEVVPTLSHVYPNGKADINHFQAAGGMAFLIRELLEAGLLHENVNTVAGFGLSRYTREPFLVDGELVWRDGPIESLDEAILRPVARAFSAEGGLRVMEGNLGRGVMKVSAVAPEHQIVEAPARVFQDQQELADAFTAGTLEHDFVAVMRFQGPRSNGMPELHKMTPFLGVLQDRGFKVALITDGRMSGASGKIPAAIHVSPEAARGGALARVRDGDLIRVDGVKGTLQLLVDEAEFAARTPAIGTLSNAVGTGRELFAFMREAFSSAEQGASTFTSSLENLK; the protein is encoded by the coding sequence ATGCATCCCCGCGTTCTTGAAGTCACCGAGCGTCTTATTGCCCGCAGTCGAGCTACCCGCGAGGCGTATCTGACGCTTATTCGCGGGGCCGCCAGTGACGGTCCGCAACGCGGCAAGCTGCAATGTGCCAACTTTGCCCATGGCGTGGCCGGCTGCGGAACGGAAGACAAAAACAGCCTGAAAATGATGAACGCGGCCAACGTGGCAATTGTTTCGTCATATAACGACATGCTGTCGGCGCATCAGCCTTACGAGCATTTCCCTGAGCAAATCAAGAAAGCACTGCGCGAAATGGGCTCGGTCGGCCAATTTGCAGGCGGCACCCCGGCCATGTGCGATGGCGTGACCCAGGGCGAGGCAGGGATGGAGCTGAGCCTGCTGAGCCGCGAAGTGATTGCGTTGTCGACGGCTGTGGCGCTGTCGCACAACATGTTCGATGCCGCGATGATGCTGGGTATTTGCGACAAGATCGTTCCGGGCTTGTTGATAGGCGCACTGCGCTTCGGTCATCTGCCAACAATCTTTGTTCCGGGCGGGCCGATGCCATCGGGTATCTCCAACAAGGAAAAAGCCGACGTGCGTCAGCGCTACGCCGAAGGCAAGGCCAGCCGCGAAGAGCTGCTGGAATCGGAGATGAAGTCCTACCACAGCCCTGGCACCTGCACGTTCTATGGCACCGCCAACACCAACCAGTTGCTGATGGAAGTCATGGGCCTGCACCTGCCGGGCGCCTCTTTCGTTAATCCCTACACGCCATTGCGTGATGCACTGACACGCGAAGCAGCCCACCAGATCACCCGTCTGACCAAGCAAAACGGCAACTTTACGCCGTTGGGCGAGATCGTCGACGAGCGCTCCCTGGTCAACTCCATTGTGGCGCTGCATGCCACGGGCGGCTCGACCAACCACACGCTGCACATGCCGGCGATTGCCATGGCCGCGGGCATCCAATTGACCTGGCAAGACATGGCCGACCTGTCCGAGGTGGTACCGACCCTGTCCCACGTGTATCCAAACGGCAAAGCCGACATCAACCACTTCCAGGCCGCAGGCGGTATGGCGTTCCTGATCCGTGAACTGCTCGAAGCCGGTTTGCTGCACGAAAACGTCAATACCGTGGCCGGCTTTGGCCTGAGTCGCTACACCCGCGAACCATTCCTCGTTGATGGTGAACTGGTCTGGCGTGATGGCCCGATTGAAAGCCTTGATGAAGCGATCTTGCGCCCGGTGGCCCGTGCCTTCTCGGCAGAGGGTGGCTTGCGGGTCATGGAAGGCAACCTGGGGCGCGGCGTGATGAAGGTCTCGGCCGTTGCGCCCGAGCATCAAATCGTTGAAGCCCCGGCCCGGGTATTTCAGGATCAGCAAGAGCTGGCCGATGCGTTCACGGCCGGGACCCTGGAACACGACTTTGTCGCTGTAATGCGTTTCCAGGGGCCGCGCTCCAATGGCATGCCCGAGCTGCACAAAATGACGCCATTCCTGGGCGTGTTGCAGGACCGTGGCTTTAAAGTGGCATTGATTACTGACGGTCGCATGTCCGGCGCGTCGGGCAAAATCCCGGCGGCGATTCACGTCAGCCCCGAGGCCGCGCGCGGCGGCGCCCTGGCACGGGTCAGGGACGGCGACCTGATTCGGGTTGATGGGGTCAAGGGAACGTTGCAACTGCTGGTGGATGAGGCAGAATTCGCGGCGCGCACTCCGGCCATCGGCACCTTGAGTAATGCCGTCGGTACCGGGCGCGAGTTGTTTGCGTTCATGCGCGAGGCCTTCAGTTCGGCTGAGCAGGGCGCGAGTACCTTCACCTCGTCTCTGGAAAACTTGAAATGA